The Prevotella herbatica genome contains the following window.
CAAACTTGCTTCCCGTTTTAGAGTCCTTTTAAAGTATACCCGATAAAGTATTCCTGCTATAGTGAGCCCAAATGGGAATGCGCTCCATATCCCAATGATTCCTCCTTTAAGATATATACCCAATAAATAACCTAATGGCAAGGTGATTACAAAGTAAGAAAGAAAAGCAACAAACATCAATGGCTTCACATTGGATAGTCCACGAAGAGCATTTGCGAAGTTTGACTGCATACCATCACCAAACTGATAAATTACAAATGGAATTATTGTGAGAGAAACCATCTGTACTACTTGCTGTGAATCTGTGAATAATAATCCTATTGAATTTTTCAATAGCAATATAGGAACACTTACCACAACAGCCATCATTGATATAAGTTGGAAACCAGCATTGGCGGTATTGTTTGCTTCTTCATAATTCTTCTGCCCATGGTAGTTACTTACTCGTATTGCAACAGCGGCAGCCATTCCATAATAAAGCATATATCCTAACTGACTGATTGTAAGCATAACCTGATGTGCAGCCAAAGCTGTTGTGCCTATCCAACCAACCATAACACTTGAAAGACTGAAAGCTGCAGTCTCCATACCCATCTGCAAAGCCAGAGGCCATCCTTGCTTATTCTGATACTTAAAATCTTTCATGTTTACTTTCCCACAAAAAAAGCCTTTGTGATATTCTGCAAATTTCTTTCGAGTAAAGAATATTAATACCAATATCACACACATCATAAATCGCGCAAACATAGTAGAAATACCAGCACCTAACAATCCACATTCTGGCATTCCAAACTTACCATAAATAAGAATATAATTACCAATGATGTTCTGTATGTTTCCAAATATCATCACAAACATTGGTGTCTTTACATCTGATGTTCCATCAAAGAATTGTTTGAAAGTATTAAATCCGATAACAAACGGTATCGATACCAAATTCACCAGAAAAAAAGGTCGCATTATTGGCAACAGTTCTTCTGGCTGTCCTAGATTTGACAGATTAAGATATAGTAATCCCATCAGCAATATAAGGAATATTGTCAGTACGCAACCAGAAGCAAGTCCATTTTTAAGAGCTTTACCTATGCTGAACTTCTGCTCCTGACCATGCAGTTTTCCTATAATCGGAGTCAGCCCATAAGAAAAGCCTAGTCCAAAAAGCAATGCAAGTGTAAACATATTGGTGACAAAACTTGCTGCCGCCAATTCCTGAATAGAGTGATGCCCTATCATCAATGTGTCTGAAAATCCCAATACTATCGTCCCTAACTGTCCAATAATTATTGGCACACCAAGTTTCACCAATAGCGGATATTGCACTGTATACTTTTTATAAGAATTCATTTTTTTGTTATTTGTTTCTACTATCAAATGCCATAGACGTCTATTTGCGGTAGCCGGTAGAAACGCCTGACCAATTTCAGACCTATATAGCAAACAGACAGCAAAATTAATGTAATTTATTGAAAGCAACGAATAATATAACATAATAAAGTGAGAGAACAATATAAATAGGCTCGTTCTACATTTCGAGTGATGGTATATCACTATAAAGCATTTTAATTATAAAAGTAGCTGCACTCGGGAAAACAAAATTAAAACAAGTTTTATTTTGCTTTTCCACTCGTTTGCATGACTCTACCTACGGTGAAGGTAAGCTGCACTCGGGAAAACAAAATTAAAACAAGTTTTATTTTGCTTTTCCACTCGTTTGCATTATCTTTGCAAGATAAAAGATACAGACCAACTTTGGTGTGATACATCTTAAAATACTGAAAGTGAAAAAATTAATAGGCAAAATATTCAAGATTATCCTACCTCTCATCTTGGGCGGAGCAATATTGTATTGGATGTATCGAGACTTTGATTTCCATAGCGTCAGCAAAATTCTATTTAAAGAAATGAACTGGACGTGGATGCTATTGTCGTTCCCTTTTGGAATACTGGCACAGGCTTTTCGTGGATGGCGTTGGAAGCAGACACTACAGCCTGTAGGGGAGAATCCACGTGCTTCAACAGCTGTGCATTCTATATTTCTGTCTTATGCCGTTAGCCTTGTTATACCACGTATAGGCGAATTCGCCCGTTGCGGAGTATTAAAACACTACGACAACGTTTCTTTTCCTAAAGCGATAGGAACGGTAGTTTCAGAACGCGCCATAGACTCTGTTCTAGTATTGCTCATTGCTCTGTTTACATTTCTTTATCAATTCAGAGTATTCAATCGCTTTTTTGATGAGACAGGAACTAGCATTCATTCTATACTTCGCAGTTTCTCATTCACAGGATGGGTTGTTACTGCTATCTGCGGTATAGCAGTAATCATACTACTATACTATCTATTCAAGAGGCTTAGCATTATAGATAAAGTGCGAGGAACCTTGCATGGTATATGGCAAGGCGTCATATCATTAAAGGATGTACGAAATGTTCCACTATTTATATTCTACACACTAGCTATATGGGGAAGCTACTTTCTGCATTACTACCTCACTTTCTTTTGTTTCACGTCAACATCAAATCTTGGAATGTCGTGTGCACTTGTAACTTTTATAGTTGGAAGCATCGCCGTTATCGTACCGACTCCAAACGGAGCTGGTCCATGGCACTTTGCTGTTAAGACTATGCTTATATTATATGGGGTGGCAGAAACAGATGCACTATATTTCGTACTTATCGTACACAGTGTGCAGACTCTTTTAGTGGTATTGCTCGGACTATATGCATGGCTTGCCCTGGCATTTACAAAAAGAAGAAAAATAATAGCAAAAGATTAATAACCATTTAAGATATTAACATTATGAGTGAAATCGCAAAATTAAAGCCTGAGTGCATTTGGCGCAACTTCCATGCACTTACTCAAATTCCACGTCCATCAGGACATTTGGAAAAAGTTCAGAAATTCTTACTCGACTTTGCACAGAGTGTAGGCGTTGAGGCATTTAAGGATAAGGGAAACAACATCATAATGCGCAAGCCTGCCACAGAAGGTATGGAAAATCGCAAAACGATTTTGCTTCAGGCTCACATGGATATGGTTCCACAGAAAGCTCCAGAAAGCAAACATAACTTTGAAACTGATCCTATCGAAGCCTATGTTGACGAAGAGGGTTGGGTACGTGCTAAGGGTACTACTCTTGGTGCTGACGATGGTATGGGCGTTGCTGCTATCATGGCTATAATGGAGGCTAAAGATCTTCAGCACGGATCTGTTGAGGGCCTTATCACAGCCGATGAAGAGACTGGTATGTATGGCGCAAACGATCTACCAGAAGGTGAACTCAAAGCCGATATCCTTATGAATCTTGACTCTGAAACTTGGGGCAAATTTGTTATAGGTAGCGCTGGTGGTATTGACGTTACTGCTACATTAAAATATAAGGAAGTAGAGACCGACAAGGAAGACTCTGCATTGAAGGTAACACTAAAAGGGCTAAAAGGTGGACACTCTGGTCTTGAAATTCATGAAGGACGCGCAAACGCAAACAAACTAATGGTTCGCTTTGTACGTGAAGCCATTGAGGAATGTGATGCACGCCTTGCTTCATGGAATGGTGGAAACATGCGCAATGCTATTCCATTCCAGGCTGAGGTTGTTCTCACAATGCCAAAGGAGAATATCGATGCTGTAAAAGATCTAGTTGCTGAGTGGAAAGAAGACTTCAATGACGAGTTTAAGACTATTGAGAATAATATAGAATTCTTTGCCGAGGAAGTAAAGGCTCCTGCAACAGAAGTACCTATTGAAATTCAGGATAACCTTATTGATGCCATTTATGCATGCCATAATGGCGTAATGCGCATGATACCAGTTTACCCTGACGTTGTTGAAACATCAAGTAACCTCGCTATCATCAACATTGGTAACGGAGAAGCTGATATAAAGATTCTTGCACGTTCTTCTCGTGAAGACATGAAAGATTATATCACAAAGACTCTTGAAAGCTGTTTCAACATGGCAGGTATGAAAGTCGAAACAGGCGGAAGCTATGGTGGTTGGGATCCAAATCCAAACAGTGAAATTCTTAATCTTCTTAAGAAGATATATAAGGAACAAATTGGTGAAGATTCTATTGTACAAGTAGATCATGCAGGTCTTGAGTGTTCAGTAATTCTTGGAAAGTATCCTAATATGGATGTAGTGAGCATGGGTCCAACTCTTCGCAGTCCCCACACAACAAGTGAGCGTTGCCAAGTTTCTACTATCGCTCCATTCTGGAACCTACTTAAACAGGCTTTGCTTGAAGTTCCTGTAAAATAAGTATATTGATTATAATAGATAAAAATTAAGGGATGGCCTCACGGTCACCCCTTTTTTAAGCCAAAATAATAACTAATCGCTATCTTGACAAGTAAAATAATGTTCTTGTCAGATGCTTTATGTATAGACTCATGATATGACAAAAGGTTTAATTTAAAAAGAATTACTTTTCGTCAAAATATCTTTCTGTTTTTACATGAATGTGAAGGTAAGACAATATTCTGCAAATATTAGGCATACATTTTGTATATCAATAGCGAATCGCTATATTTGCATTCAAAGTCTAACAAAATATAGAAACCTATGAAGAAGAGAATTGAGGATATTAAATCCTACATCAACGAGGTCACCGACCTTATAAAAAGATATATCAACAACTATGACCAATATCCTAAGGGCGCACGCCTATTGGTTGAACCTGTTCTGTGTGAAACAGTTATTGATAATCCAAGAGGATGCAAAGGCGTAGAGCAATACAACATAAATAAATTTGTGAAAATTGACAATTATGGTATACCCATGCCAAATCTGCATGCCATAATGGAATTAGCTAAGAAATATTACATCGTGTAATTATTTAAAATACATTGGCTCTATAACACCTAATCCGCTGGATAATACGGCATACAATCTGTAATTTTTATCCTGAATAAGATTACCTTCAAACTTTAATGTCAGGCGAACTTATGTTGTAGAGCCATCAGTAAAATAAAAAGTAGTCCATTTCTCCGCATATATATTCGAATGATTATATCTATTAAGAAATGGAACGCTTTCATAAAACACTAGATTAAATTGACATCTTAATATAATGTGACAAAAACAAAACACCCGACTATACATAATTATATGTAAAGTCGGGTGTAATGTTTTTGCTTGATCTTATCAAGCATTACCCGTGGAGCTGGTGGGATTCGAACCCACGTCCGCACAAGGAAACCATACGCTTTCTACACGTTTATTCCAGCCTTTAATTTTCGTGCAACAGCAAGACCTGGACCACCAACTGAAGCCTTATCCTCTAAATTTTCATCAAAGCAAC
Protein-coding sequences here:
- a CDS encoding MATE family efflux transporter, yielding MNSYKKYTVQYPLLVKLGVPIIIGQLGTIVLGFSDTLMIGHHSIQELAAASFVTNMFTLALLFGLGFSYGLTPIIGKLHGQEQKFSIGKALKNGLASGCVLTIFLILLMGLLYLNLSNLGQPEELLPIMRPFFLVNLVSIPFVIGFNTFKQFFDGTSDVKTPMFVMIFGNIQNIIGNYILIYGKFGMPECGLLGAGISTMFARFMMCVILVLIFFTRKKFAEYHKGFFCGKVNMKDFKYQNKQGWPLALQMGMETAAFSLSSVMVGWIGTTALAAHQVMLTISQLGYMLYYGMAAAVAIRVSNYHGQKNYEEANNTANAGFQLISMMAVVVSVPILLLKNSIGLLFTDSQQVVQMVSLTIIPFVIYQFGDGMQSNFANALRGLSNVKPLMFVAFLSYFVITLPLGYLLGIYLKGGIIGIWSAFPFGLTIAGILYRVYFKRTLKREASLI
- a CDS encoding lysylphosphatidylglycerol synthase transmembrane domain-containing protein, which codes for MKVKKLIGKIFKIILPLILGGAILYWMYRDFDFHSVSKILFKEMNWTWMLLSFPFGILAQAFRGWRWKQTLQPVGENPRASTAVHSIFLSYAVSLVIPRIGEFARCGVLKHYDNVSFPKAIGTVVSERAIDSVLVLLIALFTFLYQFRVFNRFFDETGTSIHSILRSFSFTGWVVTAICGIAVIILLYYLFKRLSIIDKVRGTLHGIWQGVISLKDVRNVPLFIFYTLAIWGSYFLHYYLTFFCFTSTSNLGMSCALVTFIVGSIAVIVPTPNGAGPWHFAVKTMLILYGVAETDALYFVLIVHSVQTLLVVLLGLYAWLALAFTKRRKIIAKD
- a CDS encoding aminoacyl-histidine dipeptidase, which encodes MSEIAKLKPECIWRNFHALTQIPRPSGHLEKVQKFLLDFAQSVGVEAFKDKGNNIIMRKPATEGMENRKTILLQAHMDMVPQKAPESKHNFETDPIEAYVDEEGWVRAKGTTLGADDGMGVAAIMAIMEAKDLQHGSVEGLITADEETGMYGANDLPEGELKADILMNLDSETWGKFVIGSAGGIDVTATLKYKEVETDKEDSALKVTLKGLKGGHSGLEIHEGRANANKLMVRFVREAIEECDARLASWNGGNMRNAIPFQAEVVLTMPKENIDAVKDLVAEWKEDFNDEFKTIENNIEFFAEEVKAPATEVPIEIQDNLIDAIYACHNGVMRMIPVYPDVVETSSNLAIINIGNGEADIKILARSSREDMKDYITKTLESCFNMAGMKVETGGSYGGWDPNPNSEILNLLKKIYKEQIGEDSIVQVDHAGLECSVILGKYPNMDVVSMGPTLRSPHTTSERCQVSTIAPFWNLLKQALLEVPVK